Below is a window of Myroides profundi DNA.
CTCCCACCAATTCAAAAATTACACCCTATTTTATTCTTCAAAAAAACACCCTACCTTTCACCATATCAAAACATTACATAGATAATACGTTCTTTTATACTAAGCAGTTATGTATGGATGAAGGTAGACTGTGTCTAGCTTTAAGCGAAGTCCTTCAACACTTCTTCAACAATACTCCAAGATTGCTCTAGGAGAGAGGTAGTTTATTGAAAGAATCTTGAAGAAGTATTGAGGCAGTGTTGAAGAAATTAGATACGATCTTCAGAGGCGATAGTATCACAAATCAAAGTTTTAAAGCGATATAACCTCCTTATTTACAGATAATATGTTTGATTCCTTTATTTTATAAACAGCTGATTATCTATACCTTGTATAAAACTAAAAAACGATAATTATGGCAGAAATTAAAGAAGGTATCCTAGGTGGTGTACAGGGTAAGGTAGGTACAGTAGTTGGGTATAAATACAGAGGAAAGAATATAATCAGAAGTTTAGCCCCAAAAAGCACAAAGGAGGCTAGCGAAAAACAAATTATACAGCGAAGTAAATTAACGATAGTAGTCAAATTCTTGAAAGGGATAAAGGACTTCGTCAATATGCATTACCCTGTATTGGAGACCGAGGATAAGACTAAAACGGGCTATGATCAGATTCGCTCTGAGATCATGAAGAACGGAGTATTTCTGATTGATAATATGATTCATATAATTCCTCAGAGAGTATTATTATCCATAGGGGTACTAACTCCAGCGGCGATACAGAAGATTAGCTTTTTAAAAGAGAATAAGGTCAAAGTCAAATGGGATGATTCATTCATTAATTCGTTGACGAAT
It encodes the following:
- a CDS encoding DUF6266 family protein, which codes for MAEIKEGILGGVQGKVGTVVGYKYRGKNIIRSLAPKSTKEASEKQIIQRSKLTIVVKFLKGIKDFVNMHYPVLETEDKTKTGYDQIRSEIMKNGVFLIDNMIHIIPQRVLLSIGVLTPAAIQKISFLKENKVKVKWDDSFINSLTNTDDQLTMIAFNDELNAFYIAENIGKRADKYTHFELPANWQTGTIHFWSVWRSANHAMHSTSVYHAPIELIRK